The Cryptomeria japonica chromosome 6, Sugi_1.0, whole genome shotgun sequence genomic interval CAGTGAGAATGGATCTCCTAAGGGCCTCAATATCCTCTTTGCTACGGCCGGCAATGGGGTTCATCTGGAAAGACCATTTCATCAAACAGTTGCCCTCTTCCTTCGCTTCCCAGAATTCAAAAGTACCCTCGTACCCAATAAAACCCGGCAAGTTGCTGTCTGTAATGTGATATGTAAATGAATGGTTACTATCGTCCTTAGCGATGAGCTCTTCTAGGCCGAAAGAATCGGTGCTCTCCTCTTCGGATGGCAAGCTTGTTATACAGCGGCGCACAGAGCCCACGCCCTGTTCAGGCGCTCCTTCCACTCTTTCGCACAATTTCATGCCTGGAAACCACTTGTGCATCTCGTAATACTCGCTTGTTATATTCCACACTCCCTCCAGCGGAGCCCTGATCTTCGTTTCTACAGATCCCTGCCATTTGGAGCTCACCATTTTCTCCCCCACAGA includes:
- the LOC131057611 gene encoding uncharacterized protein LOC131057611, which produces MVSSKWQGSVETKIRAPLEGVWNITSEYYEMHKWFPGMKLCERVEGAPEQGVGSVRRCITSLPSEEESTDSFGLEELIAKDDSNHSFTYHITDSNLPGFIGYEGTFEFWEAKEEGNCLMKWSFQMNPIAGRSKEDIEALRRSILTGIVKNLEQLTSS